A region of the Dysidea avara chromosome 9, odDysAvar1.4, whole genome shotgun sequence genome:
ttgtttttgtaggtggCACCCTTATAGGCTTTGTTGCCTCCTGCACCCACCTTACCTTGTGGTTAAACcaataaaaataaacaaataaataaagtatACTTCATACACTTAAATTCATGGTgcaattattactccagtgatgtCTCataatttgatttgtaatttatGATTAAAAGAATTTTATTAAATGgagatatttagaaagtagatgagttgttCTAGAGAGTTACTCTATAATCGGAAATGATTTTGTAGGGCTGCTACCACCAGACAAAAAAGCCAAGAGAAATTGGTgtccaaagtcccacagccttgaactatctaaagacatataagttgttcgaaaattcctgttgtagttCAAGTAATCGCGTCCAACTTTGGAGCCCGTCCaatattaggtgagttactctagcTACATGCATAAAGAAGACATggtattgaaatattttttaaGGAACAGAGAGGCAAATAAACGCTGCCTCATGCAAATAATTGCAAGCCAGTCACAAGTTCTCAATCATAGCAGAAGCAATTTGTTTTAAGTAAACTGTCCATATAAATGCTTATACTATACTGATGTGGTGCGGTGGGAGAGTCCACACAGTGACATTTATTTAACAGATTACTCCTGATTTGCAGAACTTATCAACTGATCATAACTCATATACAATATGTGCAATGCTTTGTCACAGTTAATGTTACTAGTATAGTGGCCTGATGGTCACCACTGCATGCTTCATACTGGAATTTATTGGTCATATTCCATCAGTAGTGGACTAGTGTGATTAGTAACAAGTGTTAGCTGTTTTAGTAAGCCTGTACTTTTCATCCAACATCAACAAAAGTATCTTCACATTAATGACTTAATGACTAATTTAAAACCGTCTCAGTTGAGAAGTTTGTTTGTGGCAATTAAATTGTGGCTAATGGTTTTGTGTGTTTCATTTTCTCTGGTTGGCACAGCTTTAAGTAAATGGCCACAAACCATGAAACATATGATAGAAcatctgtgtgtgtgcactCTTCTTTAGGACATGATGTGCTGTCCACAACTTCACCATGATAGTCTTATTGTGAAACTGCACATTCACTTGTGTTGAAACCTCAGATGTGTATTAAATACAATTAATACACATAGCACCTAACTCAAGGCAGCACTGCAGCCATATGACAGCTTGAAAGTGCTAAACAGTTGAAAATCATGAATGTCCCGTTGTGTTAGGCTGCAGCTTAGTCAATAGCAAAGCAGGTCTGTTATCAGTGTGGGTTGTCTTGTTTTGCAAAAATCCCCCATTCTGTAATTACAGTTCTAAGATATGTTGTTATTTATAACCAAAAATATGGTTAATGAGATCTAGACAAACTTAATACTGAGAATCATTATAAATTCATTGATTTACTGTACTCTGACTGACCTTTCCATATGCACTACATCCTTTGTTGTGGTTGATCATTGTAAATCATCATTTGTTGAACTTATTAGCACATTAAGCATTATGTGTTTATGTATTTACTGTTGTAAGAGGGCTGACCATCAATTTGAAAACACTACATTCTCTATGCATAGCCTGTGAGTTACACAATCATGTTATAGTAGCTGGCTATCATTTCCAACTATTAATGTTATTTCAACCATCCAACAGAATTGTGTAATAATATACCACTGTTGACGTGCACCAACCTTGCTCCATATGATACACTTGTCTGGGCTGCATATCCTTCAAAACATCTGCTGATTAATAAAAAATGCTGCACTGGTCTGCGTTACGACCTGTACATGCCACTTTGATTGAACAATGAGTAACCATGAACGGAAACATAATCAAATAaggatgtgtgtgcatgcgcgtgtgtgcgtgtgtgtgcgtgcgcatgcacgcatgtgtgtgtgtagttactGAATAATTTGCTATTATCCTTCCAACAAAAAAGGAACTTCTTTTTCTATCtaatttataaatgaagaaTCACAATTGGTTTCAGGGTGTTCATGGTTATCGCGCTTTAACTAATCACACAATGTACCACAGTATGGTGCAAAAGTTATGTGTCTTGTATGTTCACAACTGCTTTTCAGACTTTCTTTAGCATTAATTCAATGTATTGCATTGCGAGGATTTTTCAAAAGGAGTTTCAAATTATAGCAGTAAATCTTGGGTCTTTGGGGGCAGCTGCTGACAGATTTATATCAAAATGTGGTATATTCAATTTCCATGATTCTATGGATAACAAAAAGGAACAAGAACATACATATTGTATAAAGAAGCAGCTACGTACATGTAAAATTTTAGATTTAAACAATATGCAAGCAACAATATAAGCTAGATCATTCACAGTATATAAGTATATGACCTtaaagcaagagtaaataataaaagagagtgtctaactccagtATATATGGTTCATCAAAAATGAGAGCCACAGGTCCACAGGCTTCCCTTGAATTTACAGGAAGGGTGTTAATATGCTTTGGCTTGCATAGACTAACTTTCAAAGGGCTACTCAAAGTCGCCACCTCCTGAAGTATTAACTCACTCAATCAGCACTTAATCATAAGCATGAATTTACTAGAAAGACTtgtgaagttagacactctctcttaTCATATACTCTTGCTTAAAATAATGTTACATTGTGAGCCCACATTATAACTCCCTTAACCTTGCATTGTGTTTTATGGGTGGTCATGAGGTATTTAGCTCCATGGTTCTCAGCACTGCGGTCAccaatatagcactgtggtttgcgtatatagcactgtggtcacATGACTTATTACTGAAACTATCGCGGAGGTGTTCTAGCTAAACATTGGTATTAGTGTTCATAAATTCTTCATTGCATCACTCACCCATGTAGGCTTACATCAACAATGATGGTACCCTATAATTTAAAATTATTACAATGCGTGTGAACTAGATTCACATTTTCTCATCAAGCTGTGAAAACCAGCCTTCAAAAACCCTGGATTAAAtattgcaaaatcaaaggtgcaTGGCTGCAATTAGCATCAACCCATGTTTTcttcacctttgatttcacaccaAAGGTTTggttttgaaggccacacctttttcacagcttggataTATTTTTTTACTTCTTTTATactacaaagctggccatacATCGGCTTTAGGACTTGTATTTATTCACATTTTAGTCACAATATAACATCATGGGGTAACTTTAACTGTTCTTTATTTAATAGCAATTATTACGTATACCTGATATGGAAACAAATTAGATAATTTATGTAACTACCTCTGTGATTATTACaagattggtttttataagacttttcctttgagtaataAATATTAATAAAAAGTTACTAGATATATTGCATTACACCATTTTAAAGTGATTTTCTTACCCTTTAATAGAGCAtaggattttttttttggaattccAGTACACATGGGCTCCAAAATTTCCATTGGTATAACCTAACTCTTGGTATAACTATTTGGTTAATAACTTTTAATTGTGTAACGTAGTAGGTATGGTaatgctcaaatgtaacgtcatcTTGCAAGAGTGTGAGCaattaaaaactcactaattaaagggcatggcacccgATTCactcatgagtattcatccaAAATGAAATACTCGCAAGCAAAACAAGTATCATATCCTTTAATCGGTGAGTTGTTTTATCGTTTGCACTCTCACGAGATGATATTACATTTGAGCGATACTGTAGATTTAAACTAAAACTTTGACATATAAGGTTGAAATTAAGGAAGTGAACAACTGATGGCTTTGGCTCAGTAGCTAAAGGTTTGGGTGCCTGGTTTGAACCCTGGACAACTTTCCCATTTCTTTTTATTGTGTCGTCTGATGGCTTTGCTTCATAGAAACATCGAGAAAATATAGATGTAATAATTATCAGTCACATGCGACCATAAACCGAAACACATGTATGTGGACATGGTAAGGAGTGTCAATACTTTATATGATGAATTCAGTATTAGTGTATCCATAGGTAACCCCATAATTTTGCATAGATTACCCATCATAGGAATggcttttggtggtttgaaaggaattggaGTAACAAGCAAAAGCCAACCAAACTAGCATAGTAGACCATTCTCATaagcagtttatcctgtagccatgacaataCTGGTTGTTGACTTTTTACCTGATAACACTATTTATTGGGTATGTGAGTTCACCTTTACATGCTCTTTAAGtgttccaaatttcaaggtaattgaGTAAAGGGTTTTTtcattatagcaatttttgcaaagtgtgtgaaaagtgAACCTATGAACGAAATTTTGACTGTGTATATCTTGGGAGTGACTAAAGCTAACTGGCAGGCAAAAATGGTCAGTAGTGTCTAtcatatatcaagactcacggtagtgagtcgcgcggccaagaaactacaaagcgcacgcccaattaaaagacgcgcggctactactgtgagttatttacgtgtaaggccggttttgcaatattagtcctagattacgcaatatctctcaatagatttgtattgcgttacgtgataaaaaaatctttaggagtcatcatcatagttttcttgcgacctcgctaaaataaaaaagtaaccatcgcaaaataaaaaataggcgtatttcactttatttctctactttatgttacaactactgtcacgttataccagtcaacatagccgtgtttgtatagtccatctagcactgacattatccaatcctggtttgcctatacgtgtattttcttcaatcaaacctctattccctacaataacttttaaagacacgacgtggacacaaactctaatgcctgataaacaagttgtgacagcgtgctgaaccgtaagttccctagggatggcgttttaagcagaaatcttttaaattcgatttagtgccacaccccatgcgagcgtttataaatcgccagttgtcttatggtgtgaagaacaaaatcactagcgaaggtgctttaagcatactcttcaattctctatttacatgtaattttaatagattaaccacaaaggccggtaaggtgaatacaaaaggtaacaaggcTTTAgaggttaccacctctatgtagtgtgtaccatgtagcttgtgttgtggctttcattaagtattatgcacacacaaatggtgcaacaaaattttgtaatggattgctcggaTGTGGTacgtggtgttgtggctcgaatgtggttcgtggtttgccagtgaccatgtatgagttggggttgttccacacaacttacacaatattcaaatttcatgatggtcatgaaaatttcttgccatatggtaaacatacaacaacatgtaacaacgttaatcaacatcacatcaagacttgactaaaaatagttccaacaatagcgatgatttcttgtatgtcagcatgacgatactgagacctgtaaaagaataagcaggtactgaagttaaccttaaattaaacactcatgcaactgacctggaacatcggtcgcaacaccaaaaacacttgtttcgatatctgatgacacaatccagcaggcactgaattaaaagagaatgtacaaaaaatcaatatgccgggctgtattaATAATAGCTTgtataatcaaaatgaacaaaaattatatcccaggctaagtgaatgaataacataactgttgggtaagcatgtcaaacctgaacattaggacattagtcaaacaaaagtacgctatcacaacttggtcataatacaatgtttgtaccactggacttcacactggttgcccaaaaattgtgccattccgggacaacagcataattatgaaacaaatagttactacaacacagaaggcttactgttgcactgtctacactgatataccataatttaaaaacataacaggtgggcattaaatataatacacttaatatctgggtactaggaaaaaatcactaacatcacaacatgtaaactgacctggaaattaacacacttgatgccactacagtctacacggatatttgtttgaacccatcaacactatgcccaatacatctgagtagactgacctgcaaattcacatcactagtacgcagtgataattgataactacaaaaacaacaattgcaataatacaattcttctgtacgtcaactgacctgaaattcatgacactcgataccgagacctgtaaaagaataagcaggcactgaagtcaaccttaaattaaacacacatgcaaactgacctggaacatcggtcgcaacaccaaagacacctgtttcgatatctgacgaaacaatccagcaggcactgaattaaaaagagaatgtgcaaaaaatcaatatgccaggctgtaccaataaaggatggataatcaaaatgaactaaaaatatatatatcccatatgcaggttaagtgagtaacataactgttgggtaagcatgtaaactagaacattaggtcattagtcaaacaaaagtacgctatcacaaactggtcagtgataattgataactacaaaaagaacaattgcaataatacaattcctctgaacggtaactgacctgaaattcatgacacctgtatctttgttcttgcatggtctcaacttacatatgtaccatgatcacattcaactgctagtggataaaccagtatgaccagatggcctgcaaaaaccaacaagcaggtgttacacctaaagcctggaatatgaaaaatatcatataagcattattccacactgatatagtaatagattataggacgttgtggaacttgcctaaacatgtaaacttgaacatgaggacaactgcataatctggacacttggaattgttcaatacctgatgaacaagttagtactaatgacattcacttcaacattttatcccaactgggtgaatctcttgtaactgagtaaaaaggtgtttattttccacctgcaaccaaagttctacatttctgtggttgagtgtacatagctaaactgacctggaaaatcagtatgccataggggtatggaaatggttcctttccttctgttgtgacattacttacagctgactggtaaatgatcatcgatgtccccatggaccccaacaattaGTCTCGATGAGCATATCAATAACTTCataagttggaatgaatttcctttcaacatgtggtggaatgaatttcctttcaacatcttgtGGACAGGTCAAAAatcctatcgcacaaacacggtgaatcagtgtgtggcgatatgacacgttgcacaaacttcactcctcgtttcgttagcattcaagaccggcatatgtcagagtacctcagtattcttgactcttacttcttcaagcgttgctctagcgatgtagtttctcacgaggggctcgagtttctcattaaagtcgagccgattaaagtacgcctcaccatccagttacattcttaaaccattcaatttaaaaccacgtatcacgagtgtccgcttaaggtaattagggactttccacgagatttcccctaaatagatcacgtgttagttgtcaatccggtggattctggtggtatacatggttcaacaatgcggtaagtgtactttactatagtataagctgtcaataattgtttgtgcactgctaaactaagttatttttgtgtgataagcatgcttgaggaagggtctgggggatgagactaatgtttttacagcagttgatgatggccaggcaaagaactgcgagaagaactactgtgataatgtgatagtagggaaaaattccacccctatagctctacCAATagctaggggcattaactagcattatctacaactactgtattatgttgctgatatgtacatccgggccaagaataaaggtgaaagtggtaataaggctcaatcctattattctgctgaacagacaagggagtctgggactctgggggcatgctccctcaggaaagtataagtactacaactttttttgttttaattgcttcaagtataaaaatttcagtcaaaaggtgatgatcaaggctctggtcttatgcactggttggagtggttgtatcgatactgcactgtgacatccttgaggggttagtgctggcattgtccatggcaatactattccatctccccgagtcttgatgattgagtcctccattcctttctctgctgctccaatcctgaagttgtgaccacagtcaaaggtgacgatcgaggttctggtcttgcatctatactgtactgcaacacccttgaggggttagtactggcattgtccatcgcaatactgttccatctcccatatacaagtcttgatggttgagtcctctattcctttctctgctgctctaatcctgaagttgtgaccaaaatattaaaaaatggttataacatgataaatgattatgatgataacaattacaaagctgtgtagcaactgtgaactagttaggcacttgcaagtttaattaggtgtctgaagcatttaacatgcacagatatgagatatattcgtcacatgcaggcagtaaagatagatttactctaatagaacagtcatactacaccgtaaattcatacttccgaatttacggtgttatgaaacaatcattattatgtttggattttactgactctccaagataatatgtgactgaatttgataaaacaaggcttcgacgcacaaagctttgttaggagatatggcgattttaaggaatcattgtgtaataacttcccagtgcctacagctgtgcgaacaaaatttgcaccaattattcatctgttcactagctatcactgagtgggtgtatacatttctgatgcccaaaatttgccctgttttgagcagcttttttcgagtgggtaataatatcacaggtggtagtaagagggtgggagggtgggggtggacggtggtcttaatatacgggtataaaatgaagtaagaagacgattggaatccagaggccaagtttgggctctccatggccctccatggccctcaaattactccaaattgactgagaacactattggcgagctctctgtgaagtcccagctcactacacaccattatcacaaaaccatgaccatttaatggtgccaatctcacactcgtggctttgacagggtcggaagaaagctgctacagaaaccagacttgccagtgctgaaggaagtacagtgtgaaatatgatagtgtattagaccagcaatccatttctggtaaaatcgtaagtttgattttgtgtgtggaagcctgttatatgaaatccggtcacatattctgcattaatgttaattgctcatttccaaaaaaaattactttttaaaccaaatgtagactctatcactgacaaaaatgagtgatatccaccccaaaaacaccttcgctgtaaaaaaggcgcgcccaagaaactacaagtacctggaacccaatgtaaaaagaaaaaacagctcagctgaagtgaaaagtaactggtaacttaaaaagctgatatctgaagcggccaagaatacaattactaaagtttaatccatgcaagaacaccttggctataatacaggtgtgtacatgaaagtaactggcgactgaaatggctgatatctgaagcggccaagaatgaatggtcatatacaactaattcaaaaatttaacactgaacctttataattcagctgtgttctatattcactcttgctgcatcttaaagtaatttcttttaactctaattggctggtaatttggccgccttttttaatagtcagtataatagagcaaaaaaaggcagccaaattaccagccaattagagttaaaagaaattactttacgatgcagcaagagtgaatatagaacacagccaaattataaaggttcagtgttaaatttttgaattagttgtatatgaccattcattcttggccgcttcagatatcagccatttcagtcgccagttactttcatgtacacacctgtattatagccaaggtgttcttgcatggattaaactttagtaattgtattcttggccgcttcagatatcagctttttaagttaccagttacttttcacttcagctgagctgttttttctttttgtttttttacattgggttccaggtacttgtagtttcttgggcgcaccttttttacagcgaaggtgtttttggggtggattccctacacacatacatgacgTGTAGCCACATATCTAATGATGGAATGTGTGGATACAATTCCAATAATATAATAACACAAAAGCTTCCATCTCAACTAATACGTGATATTCACATGAAGAAAATAATAGAAATTTAACTGACTGCAGTTGGTCAGTTTTTGGAACATACTTGCAATCATTTACTCTTAAACCAAAAATAGGATGATTTGAAAGCAGAAGCATGTATTGGTAGAAAATTGGACTTCCCACAATACATTCATCAATAATTCAATGTTCTTATAGTTTAGCAACATTAGCATCTACATCTGCAACTCTGGGCAATCAACATATTTGATTTTCTACCAGAAAACCAGAGCTGTATTTTAATGTacgctttattagagtagttgcaGTATCTCATTGCATTATACTACTCAAGTTGATAAACTAACAGTACATGATGCTAAGATTGTCCAGTGTATTGAATTAAAGAGTAGAATATGCTTTATAAGTAAGTTACTTGCAGTAAAAGTCTTGATGTATTATCATTGGACACCAGTCCATAGACATGACAAATTTTTATACTGAAAAAATCTCAATGAGCTGAAATATAATAATAGTATTCATTTGATAACCTAGCCTGTAACCTAAAATTCTTGGTATTAAGTTATTGGTGTCAACTAAGTATAATTCTTGCTATGGTTAATTTAGTCTATATTCTTGGTAGCAATTTGTAGTAACACAAATGAATACCATTGAGAATATCATGATGCAATTAAACTTTACTGTATTTTACATGTTCTTCACTGTTGTATTCTTTGCAATGTGGACCTCATCTCATAAAACCTGAATTGCATCAGGTGTTGCAGTGTATATAGCTCTTTGGTATTGCAAATTAGTGAAGGTTAGCTGTAATAACCAATGGGTATTGTATTGGTGTGGTAAAGGTCTTTCTCAGAGACAGTCACACCACATCAATATCATGTCTGCTACATAGATCAGCTCAATTTTTACACTTGATGATGGTGCAACACCATACAAAGTTATGCTAAATTGTAGTTCATACAGACTGCTTTGTAAAAGCCCTTGTCTTTGGGTTATGTCCAGGATTGTATACATGCAGGAGCTagaacacatgtacactgaacACTGTATGAGATTAAGGTGAAGCCCATTATACATATCCcattataacaatacaaaacaaaaaatcTCTAGCAAAGGCTTCTAAAGTGAAAATGGTTAATAATAACTTCCTTTACAATATAGCAGGAACCCACAAGTGCTACAAGGCACAACATATGGGCTACTGGG
Encoded here:
- the LOC136266977 gene encoding uncharacterized protein isoform X1, with the translated sequence MNFSACWIVSSDIETGVFGVATDVPGLGIECHEFQCLLDCFVRYRNRCLWCCDRCSSACWIVSSDIETSVFGVATDVPGLSIVMLTYKKSSLLLELFLVKS
- the LOC136266977 gene encoding uncharacterized protein isoform X2: MFQVSVSSVMNFSACWIVSSDIETGVFGVATDVPGQFACVFNLRLTSVPAYSFTGLGIECHEFQVSLLRCIGHSVDGFKQISV